From a single Labrus bergylta chromosome 14, fLabBer1.1, whole genome shotgun sequence genomic region:
- the si:dkey-175m17.7 gene encoding uncharacterized protein si:dkey-175m17.7: protein MPPLPLDERIVVIQRPKNLVLCESSPQSIPQHASQLSASTNGQVAHPPHLHPSQSHFYSPSCKALTLECKRRSTRVQKFKGDQPAVPAGVRHNPSHCHSNGTVTLGPRLPSHTHTIDIRVTVDKGGRGGGYSNSLGRSGTVKGNRGKCVTSHWDQGQCERTAGKPGGAEHKAQRSNHSLLSSTPGGVLQFVPAQAHRFRSEKEKENASFLNRGDQEFHSQGHKKNSKLGTAHQSHNSHTLPYHQNSVPVPHAAILNSNYPSSPPSQPAHVPVSFQQLGHPHPSHRRDHRPHILHGLPISPCSSHAGGFPSPDHTCTIDCTHPFSCGCWRLVRCRGYKGHSASCQGGGGSSSTSFSCGHNVGAVKRGGKEMGLRNLGGCLSNASTSNTSSSNSTVSDCRAGLFKPLRCASCSGEARNFESPAILRKKLVGGCLPCTPLSSSAPLRAIQSCVTGCNPKASQTGSSTCSYCSSDPIVVTFNPRRGKPPGRGVGGAQRMGMFQADDDDYSVRTIWPEELAKKMTHSKAQKNHCAGMGVGVGKTCSSQAQNGSNGAGLVLLDCQNLQEYPQSQLIDHAGRRRLQQGKMAALDFVNRRSGSGYDEGRNSLKRLLNKAEDLGMGDSHEQDGDAAYPRSPSPRSASPPSPVSFSPPPSAPSTLIKPKPWQRDREGGHSLPTAQSLHLALNSLNREQDEENSRMHLSLPLSSSLPASLSDESLMTPDAENAVVSAILPFLFLGNERDAQDLDLLMRLNIGYVVNVTTHLPLYHVNSGLRYKRLPATDNSKQNLRQYFEEVFEFIEEAYQSGQGVLVHCQAGVSRSATIVIAYLMKHTLMTMTDAYKYVRSRRPVVSPNLNFMGQLLEFERDLNSGVTPRILMPKLNGVETQSERACYQCRDSAHFEEGRMKGDTPVNSTMSVGQARKLVEQLKIEASFCRIKVSKAAADLMAYCDAHSCDDPLITPVPTSENPFREKKFFCALL, encoded by the exons ATGCCTCCCCTCCCTCTTGATGAGCGCATAGTGGTCATTCAGCGCCCTAAAAACTTAGTCCTGTGTGAGTCCTCCCCGCAGAGCATCCCTCAGCACGCCTCTCAACTATCAGCCTCTACCAATGGACAAGTGGCCCACCCTCCTCACCTCCACCCCTCTCAGTCCCATTTCTACTCGCCCTCATGTAAAGCTCTGACTCTGGAATGCAAGCGCAGATCAACTCGCGTGCAGAAATTCAAGGGCGACCAGCCTGCAGTCCCAGCCGGTGTCAGACATAACCCTAGCCACTGCCACAGCAATGGCACAGTAACTCTTGGCCCACGGCTGCCCTCCCACACACATACTATTGATATCAGGGTGACAGTGGACAAAGGTGGACGGGGAGGAGGATATAGCAACTCGTTAGGGCGCAGTGGAACAGTAAAGGGTAACAGAGGGAAATGCGTCACTTCACACTGGGATCAAGGGCAATGTGAGAGAACTGCTGGTAAGCCAGGTGGAGCAGAACACAAGGCACAGAGAAGTAACCATAGTCTGCTTTCGTCTACCCCTGGAGGAGTCCTACAGTTTGTCCCAGCTCAGGCTCACAGATTCaggagtgaaaaagaaaaagaaaacgccAGTTTCCTCAACAGGGGCGACCAGGAGTTTCACTCTCAAGGTCACAAGAAAAATTCCAAACTGGGAACTGCCCATCAAAGCCATAACAGTCACACTCTGCCCTATCACCAAAACTCCGTCCCTGTGCCCCATGCCGCCATCCTAAACTCCAACTATCCCTCATCCCCTCCCTCCCAACCTGCCCATGTCCCTGTCTCATTTCAACAACTCGGCCACCCCCACCCGTCCCACAGGAGGGATCACCGCCCTCACATCCTGCATGGTCTACCCATTTCCCCCTGCTCCTCCCACGCTGGAGGCTTCCCCAGCCCTGACCATACTTGCACTATCGACTGCACCCATCCTTTCAGTTGTGGCTGCTGGAGGCTGGTAAGATGCCGAGGGTATAAGGGTCACTCGGCTAGCTGTCAGGGAGGTGGAGGAAGCTCTTCCACCTCATTTTCCTGTGGTCACAATGTCGGAGCAGTGAAAAGAGGAGGCAAAGAAATGGGCCTTAGAAATCTTGGGGGGTGTCTCTCCAACGCCTCCACCTCCAATACGTCTTCTTCTAACAGCACAGTGTCTGACTGCCGAGCAGGCCTCTTCAAACCTCTCCGTTGTGCCTCCTGCTCTGGTGAGGCCAGAAACTTCGAGAGTCCTGCTATCCTACGCAAAAAACTGGTTGGAGGATGTCTACCCTGTACCCCGTTGTCCTCTTCAGCCCCTCTCCGTGCCATTCAGAGCTGTGTCACGGGCTGCAACCCCAAAGCCTCTCAGACAGGCAGCTCCACCTGCAGCTATTGCAGCAGCGACCCCATCGTGGTGACGTTCAACCCTCGCCGAGGCAAGCCCCCAGGAAGAGGCGTCGGAGGAGCTCAACGAATGGGTATGTTCcaagctgatgatgatgactatAGCGTGCGTACTATCTGGCCTGAAGAGCTGGCCAAGAAGATGACCCACTCTAAAGCCCAGAAGAATCACTGCGCTGGAATGGGAGTCGGAGTTGGGAAGACCTGCTCAAGCCAGGCACAAAATGGCAGCAACGGAGCAGGCCTCGTCCTGCTGGACTGTCAAAACCTCCAGGAATATCCGCAGTCTCAGCTAATCGACCACGCTGGCAGACGGCGCCTTCAGCAGGGAAAAATGGCTGCCCTTGACTTTGTGAATCGCAGGTCAGGATCAGGGTACGACGAAGGCAGAAACTCACTTAAGAGGCTCTTGAATAAAGCTGAAGATTTAGGAATGGGAGACAGTCACGAGCAAGACGGCGATGCAGCATATCCACGTTCCCCCTCTCCTCGTTCTGCCTCCCCGCCTTCACCTGTGTCCTTTTCGCCTCCACCATCAGCCCCAAGCACACTCATCAAACCGAAACCTtggcagagagacagggagggaggaCACTCGCTGCCAACGGCTCAGTCTCTTCACCTGGCCCTCAACTCCTTGAACAGAGAGCAAGATGAGGAGAACAGCAGAA TGCACTTGTCTCTGCCGCTCTCCTCGTCTTTGCCAGCTTCTCTGTCTGACGAGAGTTTGATGACTCCCGACGCAGAGAACGCCGTGGTTAGTGCCATCCTACCCTTCCTGTTTCTGGGGAACGAGAGGGACGCCCAGGACCTGGACCTGCTGATGCGCCTCAACATCGGCTACGTGGTTAATGTGACTACTCACCTGCCCCTCTATCACGTCAACTCTGGACTTCGCTACAAAAGGCTGCCTGCCACTGACAACAGCAAGCAAAACCTTCGGCAGTactttgaggaggtttttgagtTCATTG AGGAGGCATATCAGAGTGGACAGGGAGTGCTGGTGCACTGCCAGGCCGGCGTGTCCCGTTCTGCAACCATCGTCATCGCCTACCTTATGAAGCACACCCTCATGACAATGACAGATGCCTACAAATACGTGCGAAGCCGGCGCCCAGTGGTGTCCCCCAATCTCAACTTCATGGGCCAGCTCTTGGAGTTCGAGAGGGATCTCAACTCGGGCGTGACTCCTCGGATCCTGATGCCTAAACTTAATGGCGTTGAGACGCAG TCTGAGAGGGCGTGTTACCAGTGCAGAGATTCAGCACACTTTGAAGAGGGGAG